ACAATGTTTATGAGTCTGCTCGAAAAAGAACAGCATTTACAGGCAAAACTCAAGGCTGAAACAGAGAATTTAAAAGATGAATTTAAGTCTAACGAGTACACGATAAAGCAAATAGATAGTGTACTTGTAAATTTAAACCTGGCTTTAAAAAGCGGAACCCAATCACTTGCCGTTATAGCTGTTGCAGATGATTCAAATTTGAGTTCGGTTTTAAATAGTAAACTAGAATTGATAAGGCGTAATGCTCAAATAAATAAACAGCTCTTAAATTTAAAGACTGTTTTTAAAGTTCATACTTATTCAAAATGGTTAAATACAAATTCTTGGAAAACCAATTTGAAGTTTATACTTCCGCTCGCCTTTATACTTCTTTTCATAGTTTACCACGCAACCTCGAGGTTTAAAAAGCGTTTTAAAGCAGACCTATAGCATTCTGAAATCATTGTCTATTTCTAATTGTGCAATGCTCAAAATACCAGAAATAAAAATGAGACGTGTTTTGCATTTAGCCTATGTTAAAAAAACTAAGTAATCAATTTTATAAACTTCAACAAGCATCAAGCTTGCAGGGTGCTATTAGCGTGATGTTTTTAAGAATTTGCGGTATTTTATTGCTGTTTGGCATCACCATTTTTCTCACTAATTATTATGATCCAAAAGCTGTAGGAGCCTATGAGTTTACCCGCTCTTCATTATTTCTAATTGGCGGGTTTGTACTTTTAGGTACAGATCAATCTATTTTATTTTTTTCGGGAAGATTTGCTAAAAAAGATCAGGTTAGAGCCTTATTTGGGATTTATCTAAAAATGGTAAAAATGCTGCTTCTTGCATCGTTACTAATTCTGGTTATAGCACTCTTAACACCGAAGTCTGCTTATAGGGTTGTTTTTAATGACAGCACATCTGGCTATTTGCTCATATGGGTTAGTTTCTGTTTATTTTTTTATGCGATTACACTTTTAAACACCGAATTTTTCAGAGGTTTCTCCCTTCAGGGAAAATCAGAATTATATCGCGGTATTTTTAAACAACTTCCATTTGGGTTAGGTCTTTTAATCTTGCTATTTTTTAAAAATCAGAATTACGTTGTTGAGGTATTCTTAGGAAGTTTTGTGCTTTTAGCCCTAATATCTTCCTTAGAAATTTTAAAAATTTACCGAAAATCAATACCGAAAAAGGCGTACCCATTAAAGTATCTTTTAAAACAATTTTTAAATCAACAATACCTATTTCAGTCAGTTCGCTGGGGTTTTATTTGCTAATAAGTATTGATGTATTTTTTCTTAAAATATATACAGATTTTGAAACACTCGCATATTATGGAACTTCAGTAAAAATTATTTTTCTAATTTCTACAGTTGTAAGTACGATAAGCTCTTTTTATGCGGTTCAAATAGCAGATTTGTATGTTAACGATAAAACGCAGCTGCAGCAAATTTTAAAAAATGGTGTACGCGCTATAACAGGTCTTTCTCTGGTACTGTCTGTGGTTTTATTTTGTTTTTCAGAATTTATTCTCAATGTGTTTGGAGCATCGTACACGGCTGCAAATGAGTCGCTTCAAATTTTAATTATTGGTCATTTTTTAAGTACACTTTGTGGCATCACGGCGGTATACTTAAATATGACTAAAAAACAAGTAACACTGCAATACATTTTAATAGCTACAGTACTTTTTAATGTGTTTCTTAATTATATACTGGTTCCTAAAATGGGAATGAAAGGAGCGGCTATAGCTTCTGCTCTCAGTGTTGTTTTATGGAATATTTGTGCCGTATTAATTGTCTATAAAAAAGACAAAATAGTGCTCTTCATTCATTAATTATGCAGCGTAAAAAACTACATAAATCAACTTTTGTCTATTTGCTTCTAAGCATTTGTGTAGTTTCTCTTGGCATCATTTCTTATTGGATTCTGCCAAATCGCTTTTTTTTTGATGCCATTATTATTTCTGAAGATTTTTATAATGAGAAAGGATTTTTCCGCAGCTATCCTGTTACGATGCTTTTTTATGAGGTTACCGGCCTTGGGCATACGCCATTTCCTGTTGTCGCTTTAATTCAATTACCTGTGTTACTAGTTGTGTTGTACCGCATAGGAATTCCCGCAAGGTTTGCAAATTTTACATTGCGCAACGTTTTAGTGTACATCTGTTTATTGCTATTAGCCTTTTTTATCTCGATGCCCTCAAAAGAGTTTATCACCTTTCTCTTTATTGCTTTTATTCCTTTTTTGCTGAAGAATAAAAGATTTAGATTAATTACGACGGTCTTACTTATTTTTAGCGGTATTGTTTTATTTGGAATTTGGTTTAGGTCGTATTTTATTTTAATTCCAGTTGTGGCATTAGTGATTTTTAGTACAAGTCTGGTCAACTTTAAACAAAAGGTTTTTGCGGGTATTTTCTCAGGATTACTTCTGGTTATCTTCCTATCGCTCTCTTATGGTTTTGTGAAGGGAGAATATTTATCGCAAAGTACGCGCGAAGAACTCAATGAAGTACGTGCCGGTGAAGAAGCCACAAATTCAGTAATTATATCGCCCGTGAGCACAGAAAGATGGTATGGTGAGGTAGTGGGTGTTTTTTATGGTTTTGTGTCGGTAAATGTACCTTTAAACGGTTTTAGGCATATTTTAAAACCGCAGATACTGGCTTTTGTTTTATGGCAGACTGTTTTAATGCTATATCTACTTTATTTATATCAAAATTGTCTTCGACAAAGACAACGGTATAAATATGAGATTTGGGCATTCTACCTCGTTTTTGCCTACTTCATCGTTCAGGGAGTCTTTGAACCCGATCTGGGTTCTGCTGTTAAACATAAAATTGGGATATTGCCACTAATTTACTTTGCCTTGTATTATGATTGTTTCAGAAAGAACATACCGGTTTAATTACAATATCTGGCTTATTATTTTAGCGGTTTCACTCATTTTTAGACTGCCGGCCACCCTACTTTTAATTCTTTTTGTAGCCTACAACCTGTTTTTTTACAAACACCTCAAGTTTATCAAAAAGAGGTTGCTTTTTATAGGTTTAATAGCATCACCATTTTTACTAGACCTTATTTTTCTATGGAATAATGAGCTTTTGCAAGAAGGATTAAAACATGCCGAAAAGCGCATAAGTATGCTTCTTTTACCTTTTTTTATTTTAACTCAAAATCACAGATTTAATACAGCGTTGATTGTGCGTTGCTACGCTATTTTGACCACTTTAATCCTGAGTTTTTGTCTAATTCGGTTTGCCGTAATTTCTCCAGAATTATGGGCAAAATATCTTAACGGAGTTGACCTTTGGGAAATGGGGTATAGGTTTGCAAGTTCAATAAATATGCATGCTCCCGCACTTAATTTACATGTAGCCTTTGTCGTTGTGATTAACTTTTATTTTTTAAAAGAAGGATTTACCAAAGTTT
The sequence above is a segment of the Leeuwenhoekiella sp. MAR_2009_132 genome. Coding sequences within it:
- a CDS encoding polysaccharide biosynthesis C-terminal domain-containing protein, with protein sequence MLISIDVFFLKIYTDFETLAYYGTSVKIIFLISTVVSTISSFYAVQIADLYVNDKTQLQQILKNGVRAITGLSLVLSVVLFCFSEFILNVFGASYTAANESLQILIIGHFLSTLCGITAVYLNMTKKQVTLQYILIATVLFNVFLNYILVPKMGMKGAAIASALSVVLWNICAVLIVYKKDKIVLFIH